Proteins encoded by one window of Bacteroidota bacterium:
- the tilS gene encoding tRNA lysidine(34) synthetase TilS — translation MLHELKSHIEQYIPGFSGKTFLLAVSGGIDSVVMCDLFHKLELKFGIAHCNFTLRGNESDGDEVFVKQLAKQYGTPFFSTSFNTTEFAAKEGISTQMAARELRYQWFEKIRQENDFDFICTAHHQNDVVETILINITRGAGIAGLHGILPVANNIFRPLLFTTREEIEAYAHTAQINYRTDSSNHSDYYIRNKIRHHVIPILKEINPSLEHTISESARLLGSIEQYYLDGITQKKEILLKKKDSGYAIDIVELQKEKHISVLLYEILKEFEFNASTINDILIALKSNESGKRFYSTNFVVVKDRNVLVIEEKGRLSFSEIGIAENTTTVTEPIKLTLHKAKKATDFIISKVNTIAQLDKDKLVFPLKVRSWQPGDFFYPLGMEGRKLLSDFFIDAKISVLEKQRIFVLVNGNNDIIWIIGHRLDNRYKITSQTKTVMYCQMA, via the coding sequence ATGCTGCATGAATTAAAAAGCCATATAGAACAATACATACCCGGTTTTAGCGGTAAAACATTTTTATTGGCTGTGAGCGGAGGGATTGATTCTGTTGTTATGTGCGACTTGTTTCATAAACTAGAGTTAAAGTTTGGTATTGCACATTGTAATTTTACACTTAGAGGTAATGAGTCTGATGGGGATGAAGTATTTGTAAAGCAACTAGCAAAGCAATATGGCACTCCTTTTTTTTCTACGAGCTTTAATACTACTGAATTTGCTGCAAAAGAGGGAATTTCAACCCAAATGGCAGCCAGAGAACTGCGCTATCAGTGGTTTGAAAAAATCAGACAAGAAAATGATTTTGATTTTATATGTACTGCCCATCATCAAAATGATGTGGTAGAAACAATACTTATCAATATAACAAGAGGTGCCGGGATTGCGGGTTTGCATGGCATTCTACCGGTAGCGAATAATATTTTCCGACCATTACTTTTTACAACACGAGAAGAAATAGAAGCATACGCCCACACAGCTCAAATTAACTACCGAACAGATAGTAGTAATCATTCCGACTATTACATTCGAAACAAAATAAGACATCATGTTATTCCAATACTAAAAGAAATTAATCCCAGTTTAGAACATACAATATCTGAAAGCGCTCGTTTACTGGGAAGTATAGAACAATATTACTTAGACGGCATAACTCAAAAAAAAGAAATTTTACTTAAGAAAAAGGATTCGGGATATGCAATTGATATTGTTGAGTTGCAAAAAGAAAAACATATTTCAGTCTTGTTGTATGAAATACTCAAAGAGTTTGAATTTAATGCATCCACAATAAACGATATTTTGATTGCCCTGAAGTCAAACGAATCCGGCAAACGTTTTTACTCAACTAATTTTGTGGTAGTAAAAGACAGGAATGTCTTGGTGATAGAGGAGAAGGGGCGTCTGTCGTTTTCGGAAATAGGCATTGCAGAAAATACAACTACCGTAACAGAACCAATTAAATTGACTTTGCATAAAGCAAAAAAGGCTACAGATTTTATAATTAGCAAAGTCAATACCATAGCGCAATTAGACAAGGATAAACTTGTTTTTCCGCTAAAAGTAAGAAGCTGGCAACCGGGAGATTTTTTTTATCCATTAGGAATGGAGGGAAGAAAATTGTTGAGCGATTTTTTTATTGATGCTAAAATCTCTGTTCTTGAGAAACAAAGAATTTTTGTATTGGTGAACGGAAACAATGATATTATCTGGATTATAGGGCATCGATTAGACAACCGATACAAAATAACTTCCCAAACAAAAACTGTTATGTATTGCCAAATGGCTTAA
- a CDS encoding thioredoxin family protein, which translates to MQHGTLVRFFYSTLFFALFVTLGFSQIQKPVKWSFSAQNTSTNIVEVRLEATIEKGWHMYAINPGSPDVIPTSFTFSVSPSYVLVDSVVQGIPITRKEPVFDNAELNFFEDHATFTQNVQLKSSDSVVIKGSLEFMVCSDNSCLPPEIVEFAIPVSAGEKKNGSSEITSTGTTKSNTLIFILGFLGGLAALLTPCVFPMIPLTVSFFTKQGNGRSGLKNALIYSFSIIIIYIAIGFLVTVSLGPDALNALSSNEWMNLLFFIIFVVFGISFLGAFEITLPSSWVNKADKASEKGGLIGIFFMAFTLSLVSFSCTGPIIGSLLVEASVGGNYMGPLTGMLGFSVALALPFGLFAAFPQWLNSLPKSGGWLNNVKVVLGLLEIAFALKFLSIVDLAGLHIDFLNFHINGPIGFLKRELFLSLWIVIFTLLGFYLLGKIRFSHDSLDTKYVSIPKFLFAVLAFSFVVYLVPGLWGAPLKLISGFPPPSFHSEGWGTNSHAPAVSTGPSTHANTSSGQKHIQCPHGLNCFHDYSQALDYAKQVNKPLLVDFTGWACVNCRKMEENVWIDPAVMNRLQNEYVLVSLYVDDKTPLPEAEQYISTTTGKKIKTIGNKWSDFQTERFKTNSQPWYVILNHEEQELIPAQGYNPNIPEFEQFLDAGIKAFKK; encoded by the coding sequence ATGCAACACGGTACATTGGTTCGCTTTTTTTACAGCACCTTATTTTTTGCTCTATTTGTTACTTTAGGGTTTTCTCAAATTCAGAAACCTGTTAAGTGGAGTTTTAGTGCCCAAAATACATCTACAAACATTGTTGAAGTTAGGTTAGAAGCCACTATTGAAAAAGGGTGGCACATGTATGCTATTAACCCGGGTAGCCCGGATGTTATTCCAACTTCGTTTACATTTTCGGTAAGTCCTTCTTACGTTTTGGTTGACTCTGTTGTTCAGGGAATTCCGATTACACGCAAAGAGCCGGTATTTGACAATGCGGAACTCAATTTTTTTGAAGATCATGCAACATTCACTCAGAACGTTCAGCTAAAATCGAGTGATAGTGTAGTAATTAAAGGCAGTCTGGAATTTATGGTGTGTAGCGACAATAGTTGCCTTCCGCCCGAAATTGTTGAATTCGCAATACCCGTTTCAGCGGGCGAAAAAAAAAACGGTAGTTCCGAAATAACATCTACCGGAACAACAAAATCGAACACACTCATATTTATTTTGGGTTTTTTGGGAGGATTAGCCGCACTGCTTACACCCTGTGTATTTCCAATGATTCCGCTTACGGTAAGCTTTTTTACCAAACAAGGAAACGGACGCTCCGGACTTAAAAATGCCCTTATTTATAGCTTTTCCATTATTATAATTTACATCGCTATTGGATTTTTAGTTACAGTTTCTCTGGGCCCAGATGCCCTAAACGCCTTGTCTAGCAACGAGTGGATGAATCTGCTTTTCTTTATCATATTCGTAGTTTTTGGTATTTCATTCTTAGGTGCATTCGAAATTACATTGCCCAGCAGTTGGGTAAACAAAGCTGACAAAGCCTCTGAAAAGGGCGGATTAATTGGAATATTCTTCATGGCATTTACACTTTCTTTAGTTTCCTTTTCTTGTACAGGTCCTATAATTGGCAGCTTATTAGTAGAAGCTTCTGTTGGAGGAAACTACATGGGACCGCTAACCGGAATGCTTGGCTTTTCTGTTGCATTGGCATTGCCATTTGGCTTGTTTGCAGCGTTTCCGCAATGGTTAAATTCACTGCCAAAATCGGGCGGTTGGTTGAATAATGTAAAAGTTGTGTTGGGATTACTGGAAATAGCATTTGCGTTAAAGTTCCTTTCTATTGTTGATTTAGCAGGGTTGCACATCGACTTTTTGAATTTTCATATAAACGGACCTATAGGGTTTTTGAAACGAGAGCTGTTCCTTTCCCTGTGGATTGTCATTTTTACGCTTTTAGGATTTTATTTATTGGGAAAAATTAGATTTTCCCACGATTCGCTTGACACTAAATACGTTTCCATTCCTAAGTTTTTATTTGCCGTACTTGCTTTTTCTTTTGTGGTGTATTTAGTGCCGGGATTATGGGGTGCGCCTTTAAAGCTAATCAGCGGATTCCCGCCACCGTCCTTTCATAGCGAGGGTTGGGGGACGAATTCGCATGCACCAGCCGTGTCAACAGGTCCCAGTACACACGCCAATACATCTAGTGGACAAAAACACATTCAATGCCCGCATGGATTAAATTGTTTTCACGATTACTCGCAGGCGCTTGATTACGCAAAACAGGTTAATAAACCGCTACTAGTCGATTTTACAGGGTGGGCTTGTGTAAACTGCCGTAAAATGGAAGAGAATGTGTGGATAGACCCAGCGGTAATGAATAGACTTCAGAATGAGTATGTATTGGTATCACTTTATGTAGATGATAAAACACCTTTGCCTGAGGCAGAACAGTACATATCAACTACTACAGGTAAAAAAATTAAAACAATTGGTAATAAGTGGAGCGACTTTCAAACAGAGCGATTTAAAACGAACTCCCAACCTTGGTATGTAATTCTGAATCATGAAGAACAAGAATTAATCCCTGCACAAGGCTATAATCCTAACATACCTGAATTCGAGCAGTTTTTAGATGCCGGAATTAAGGCGTTTAAAAAATAA